In Mus musculus strain 129X1/SvJ chromosome 17 genomic contig, GRCm38.p6 alternate locus group 129X1/SvJ 129X1/SVJ_MMCHR17_CTG2, the following proteins share a genomic window:
- the Zbtb12 gene encoding zinc finger and BTB domain-containing protein 12: MASGVEVLRFQLPGHEAATLRNMNQLRAEERFCDVTIVADSLKFRGHKVILAACSPFLRDQFLLNPSSELQVSLMHSARIVADLLLSCYTGALEFAVRDIVNYLTAASYLQMEHVVEKCRNALSQFIEPKIGLKEDGVSEASLLSSVSATKSLLPPARTPKPAPKPPPPPPLPPPLLRPVKLEFPLDEDLELKAEEEDEDEDEDVSDICIVKVESALEVAHRLKPPGSLAGGLGIGASVSSHLGELAQSSVAPNTVTPPQGVVKACYSLSEDAEGEGLLLIPGGRASVGATSGLVEAAAVAMAARGAGGSLGAGGSRGPLPGGFSSGNPLKNIKCTKCPEVFQGVEKLVFHMRAQHFIFMCPRCGKQFNHSSNLNRHMNVHRGVKSHSCGICGKCFTQKSTLHDHLNLHSGARPYRCSYCDVRFAHKPAIRRHLKEQHGKTTAENVLEAGVAEINVLIR, from the coding sequence ATGGCCTCTGGGGTGGAAGTCCTGCGCTTCCAGCTGCCTGGCCACGAGGCCGCAACGTTGCGGAACATGAACCAGCTCCGTGCAGAGGAGCGGTTCTGTGATGTGACCATCGTGGCCGACAGCCTCAAATTCCGTGGCCACAAGGTCATCCTGGCCGCCTGCTCACCGTTCCTCCGGGACCAGTTCTTGCTGAACCCCAGTTCTGAGCTGCAGGTCTCACTGATGCACAGCGCGCGTATTGTGGCGGACTTGCTCCTCTCTTGCTACACAGGCGCCCTGGAGTTCGCAGTCAGGGACATCGTGAACTACCTGACAGCAGCCTCCTACCTGCAAATGGAGCATGTAGTGGAGAAATGCCGGAACGCCCTTAGCCAGTTCATTGAGCCCAAAATAGGCCTTAAAGAAGATGGGGTCAGCGAGGCTAGCCTCCTAAGCAGTGTCAGTGCCACCaagtccctcctccctccagccaGGACCCCAAAGCCAGCTCCaaaacccccaccaccacctcctctacCCCCTCCGCTCCTGCGACCGGTGAAGCTGGAGTTTCCGCTGGATGAGGACCTAGAGCTGAAGgcggaagaggaggatgaggatgaagatgaagatgtttCTGACATCTGCATCGTCAAAGTGGAGTCGGCTCTAGAAGTGGCACACCGGCTCAAACCCCCTGGAAGCCTAGCCGGGGGTCTGGGTATCGGGGCCTCTGTGAGCAGCCacctgggagagctggcccagagTAGTGTGGCCCCCAACACTGTTACCCCACCGCAAGGGGTGGTGAAGGCATGCTACAGCCTGTCAGAGGACGCGGAAGGGGAAGGCCTGTTGTTGATCCCAGGAGGCCGGGCCAGTGTGGGGGCCACCTCGGGCCTAGTGGAAGCAGCAGCGGTGGCCATGGCTgcccggggggcggggggcagtcTGGGGGCAGGGGGTAGCCGGGGACCTCTGCCTGGGGGCTTCTCAAGTGGAAACCCCTtaaagaacatcaaatgcaccAAATGCCCTGAAGTGTTCCAGGGTGTGGAGAAGCTGGTCTTCCACATGCGTGCGCAACACTTCATCTTCATGTGCCCACGCTGCGGCAAGCAGTTCAACCACAGCAGCAACCTCAACCGCCACATGAACGTCCACCGTGGTGTCAAGTCCCATTCATGTGGCATCTGCGGCAAGTGCTTTACTCAGAAGTCCACACTGCACGATCACCTCAACCTGCACTCAGGAGCCCGGCCCTACCGGTGCTCCTACTGTGACGTGCGCTTTGCCCACAAGCCCGCCATTAGGCGGCACCTCAAGGAGCAGCATGGCAAAACCACAGCTGAGAACGTGCTGGAAGCTGGTGTGGCTGAGATCAATGTCCTCATCCGCTGA